CCCGCCGGCGCCGGCGATTCCTCGGCGCCCACGTCCAGGTACGAGCCGAAGGCCCAACCGCGTTTCTTGTCGACCGTTTCGACGTCGTACCAGTACGCGGCCTTGCCGTCGATGGTCTCGGCGGCGTCGCTCTTGCCGTGGACGATGACTTTCTCCCCCTGGCTCAAGCGGCCTACGACGGCGCCTTTCAGGCCGGGTTTATCGCGCAAGTTCAACGGCCCGGCGGTCACGCGAGCCGTCTCGGGCGTGGGTGCGGCCTTTTCGCCCGCCTTTTCCGCCGAAGGCGCCGGCGGGACCGCTTCGCCCGCTTTCCCCTTTTTGCCGCAACCGGCGACGGCCGCGACTACCAGCAGTGCGCACAGTATAACGATATGCTTTTTCATGAAATTACCCCGCGCGTTTGGGTTACGTCCTCCGCAACGTTCTATCATAAATCTACGTACCTGCTCGTTCGCACGTAATCCTCTTTCAGCAGCGGCGACGATATCAAGAAGTCGGCGGTGGAGCGGTTGCAGGCGGTCGGTACGTTGTAGAGCACCGAGACGCGCAGGAGCGCCTTTACGTCTACGTCGTGGGGGTGGGGCGTCATCGGGTCCCAGAAGAAGACGAGGACGTCGAGCTCGTTCTCGGCGATGGCGGCGCCGAGCTGCATGTCGCCGCCCAGCGGGCCGGAGCGGAAGCGGTGGACGTCGAGGCCCGTCTCTTCGGCGATGACGTTGCCGGTGGTCCCGGTGGCGTAGAGCTCGTGCTCGCGAAGCGTCCCGACGTTGAACTTAACCCACTCCAAGAGGTCCTGCTTGCGGCCGTCGTGCGCGACGAGCGCGATTTTCTTTTTCAATTCGGCCTCCGTATAAAAATTAGTTGCCCATCGGGTCCCGGAGCGTGCCGCGGGCGCGTACGTTGCGCCACGCGCCCTGTAACGCGAGCGCCGCGTTCAACAGGCGGTATTTTACGGGTTTAAACGGTAAATCGTACGGCGGCGCGAACTCCACCGTTTCGCCGCCGAAGCCTTTCTTGAAGGTGTAGACGCCGTGCAGCGGGTTACCCGGCGAGGGGGCGCGGGGGATACCCCAGAAGTCGAAGATTTCGAAGCCGGCGCCTTTGGCCCAGCGGACCGCCTCCCACACGACCTTGTTCGCGGCCTTGAGCTCGCGGCGCGTCGCCGCCGACGCG
The genomic region above belongs to bacterium and contains:
- a CDS encoding methylglyoxal synthase, encoding MKKKIALVAHDGRKQDLLEWVKFNVGTLREHELYATGTTGNVIAEETGLDVHRFRSGPLGGDMQLGAAIAENELDVLVFFWDPMTPHPHDVDVKALLRVSVLYNVPTACNRSTADFLISSPLLKEDYVRTSRYVDL